In Entelurus aequoreus isolate RoL-2023_Sb linkage group LG13, RoL_Eaeq_v1.1, whole genome shotgun sequence, a genomic segment contains:
- the LOC133663853 gene encoding gap junction delta-2 protein, whose protein sequence is MGDWSILGRFLSEVQNHSTVIGKIWLTMLLIFRILLVALVGDAVYNDEQSKFTCNTQQPGCNNVCYDTFAPVSHLRFWVFQIVLVSTPSIFYIVFVLHKIAKDEKVDGQQAHVLRQRPSRQRSGPKDGIEALRVGVSPYCPQYREGWDESEGAQQSYLEEGRAELGEDPTQQSNQVLLIYIVHVLLRSVMEITFLVGQYLLFGFEVPHLYRCETYPCPTRTDCFVSRATEKTIFLNFMFSISLGCFVLNIAELHYLGWVYIFRVLCSACSTCCSQETEPVKMYSKENPFLLQLRHSLRGQLVLQTRTAMAEKTGGVLTHAPAISFETDSTVECTSKRSPENTDKVKFKLARLGRTKKSWL, encoded by the coding sequence ATGGGTGACTGGTCCATTCTTGGCCGTTTTCTTTCTGAAGTCCAAAATCATTCGACAGTGATTGGCAAGATCTGGCTCACCATGCTGCTGATTTTCCGCATCCTGTTGGTGGCCTTGGTGGGAGATGCCGTTTACAACGATGAACAGTCAAAGTTCACCTGCAATACCCAGCAGCCTGGATGCAACAACGTCTGTTATGACACAttcgcacctgtttcacatctgAGATTCTGGGTTTTCCAAATTGTGCTGGTTTCcaccccatccattttctacatagTGTTTGTTTTGCATAAAATTGCCAAAGATGAGAAGGTAGATGGTCAACAAGCACATGTGCTGAGGCAAAGGCCTTCAAGGCAGAGGTCTGGACCAAAGGATGGAATAGAGGCGTTACGGGTGGGTGTGTCCCCTTACTGTCCTCAGTACCGGGAGGGTTGGGATGAGAGTGAAGGAGCACAACAAAGTTATTTGGAGGAGGGTCGAGCTGAGCTAGGAGAGGACCCCACTCAGCAATCCAACCAGGTTCTACTCATTTATATAGTTCATGTATTACTTCGATCTGTCATGGAAATCACCTTCCTGGTCGGCCAATATTTATTATTTGGGTTTGAGGTGCCTCACCTTTACCGCTGTGAGACCTACCCTTGTCCGACTCGCACAGACTGTTTTGTATCTCGTGCCACAGAGAAAACTATTTTCCTAAACTTTATGTTTAGCATCAGCCTGGGCTGCTTTGTGCTCAACATTGCAGAGCTCCACTACCTGGGCTGGGTCTACATTTTCCGTGTTCTCTGCTCAGCTTGCTCCACCTGCTGCAGTCAGGAGACAGAACCAGTGAAAATGTACTCAAAGGAAAACCCATTCCTGCTACAACTCAGGCATTCTCTGAGAGGTCAGCTGGTTCTCCAGACCCGAACAGCCATGGCAGAGAAGACTGGAGGTGTTCTTACACATGCTCCAGCTATCTCATTTGAAACGGACTCAACTGTTGAATGCACCTCAAAGAGAAGTCCAGAGAACACGGACAAGGTAAAGTTCAAACTGGCTAGACTGGGACGAACTAAGAAGTCTTGGCTGtga